The Candidatus Poribacteria bacterium nucleotide sequence TCGCAACGGACGGCACGCGTCTGCCGACAAGGGCAAGATCGAACGCGCCGCGTCAGAGACGGAACGCGCAGAGCGACCCGCGCCGCCTGACGGAGAGATGCCGCGCCTCGACGAGAAGGAGATGCGCGATATCGTCAACGTCGTGGAGCTGTGGACGATGAGCGACGCCGTCCAACTCTCCGAGGCGCAACTCGTCGCGATTCTGCCCAAGTTCCGGCAGATAAAGCAGATGCGTGAGCGCTTCTGGCAAGCGCGTCCGGATCGCATGAAGGCGTTTTCCGACGTCCTCACGACGACCGAAGGCGCGTCGACCGCCACCAACGACGCCAAGCTGACCGACGTGCTTCGCAAGAACCAAGAGACCGAAGACGCTTTCTGGAAGCAGCACGCCGCCTTGCGCGAGCAGATCCTCGGACAGCTCACGCCGCGTCAGCGGGTTCAGTACGTTCTCTGGGAGAGCGAGTCGCCTCGGAAGAACGGTCGGATGCTCCAAGCTCTGCGGCGCATGGGCGAAGCCCGCAAGCCCGAGCCGCCTCCCGATCCGCCCGCGGAAGGAAAGAGCGAAACGGCGTCAAAACGCTAGGCGGACCGCCAGCGGACACGCCGCGCATCGACGCGGTTCGCAGTGCGTGTCGTAGAGCTCCAGCATTCCCTGCTGTGCCGCCGCTCCGGAGAGGCGGGTGTTCGCCTCTGCATCGAGGACGTGGCGGCGCACCCAATCCACCTTCGCGTTCGACATCAGCGACGGGTGCGCTCCGTACAGCGCGAGCGCTCGGTCGCGCAGATCGGCGTTCCGCTGGACGCCAGCCCGCGCGACCAGCGCCGGCAGCCCCACGTTGACGACGATGTCTCGAGCCCGAGCGTCGCCGACGAGATGACGAAGACGCCGCCGCGACGGCGATCCGAAGTCGTCGTGAGACGCCCAATAGTCGTCGTCCGCCGCGCGGAACGCCCGGCTAAGCGCACGCCAAGATGCCGACTCGCCCAATCGCACGAGCTCGTCGACGAATCCGCCGCCCATCGCCTGCGTGATGCGCCCCAGCGCGACGACGCGCCTCGCCGGAAGGTTCCCCCGACGGACCGGCGACACGTGCCAGTCTGACTCGCGCATCGGATGGGCGATGCGACCCGCGACTCGGTTCCACCGTGCTTCGAGATCGGTGACGTAACGGTCATCATCGACGATGCCTCGCTGGGACGGCAGCAATCCCGCCGCTCCGAGCAAGCACGCTTCGGCGTCGAACGGATCGCTACCGAGAAGCGCGTCGAGCGGCACGCGCTGTACCAGCAGGGCGAAGGGCTCCCGGTTCCGGCTGTATCCCAGCGCATCCGCCAGTCCTTCGTAGAACACCGCGTCCTCGCCGACGACCTCCGCCCGCTGTCCGAACCGCTCCGCCTTCCGCAGGAACCGCGCGACAGCCATATCGAGGAGCCGGTCGACCCTCGCGCTCATCGGATCGCGGCTCGGATCGAGGGGACAGAGGGCGTCGCGGATCGGTTCCGAAAGCGCCGGAGCCAGACGATCCATCGGCAGCGCCAGTAGCCCGCGCAGCTCGATCGTCGGCACGCGCGCTCCATCGCGCCGTCGCACCCCCGATTGCCGTTCACCGTGCGCTAGGACGACGTGGAGGACGACGCCGTCGTACCGGGCATCCCGATGGTGTCCGTGGGCGTACCAGTCGCGCGTGCGACGGTGAAACTCGACGTGTCCCCGCTGCGGCTGATCGCCGATCTCGACCGTTGCGTCGAGGAAGTCGGGACCGTCGCCGGGGTTCGGGGCTCCTTGGCTCAGGACGCGGACGGATCGCCCATCGACGGTTCGCAGGGGTCTCCGCAGCAGATCGGGCGTTGCCCAGACCCGTCGGAGCCAGTCCTCCGGGAACTCGGGAAGTCTATGGGCGAGAGCGTGCATGGTTGTCGCCGATGTCACCTACGCGGGTTCGTAAACGATGAGCTCTGCCGAGGGAACCGACGCGAGCCGGAGCTCGATCCCGTCGCCGAGCTCCGACCCTGTGGCGACGGACTCCGAGGCGTCGGATTCCAGCCGCACGGCATACGTTGCGTCCGACTCCAAGCCTCTGAGCGCCGCGCGGAACGTCTCGGGAACCGGATAGGCGACCTCGACGCGGCGGCGGAACACCAGCGCGAAGCCCTCGCCCGTGTCTGTGCGGTGGAACTGGAACCCGAGATACGGCGCGTCCAGCGCGCAAGGAGTCAGCGGGTAGAAGTCGCCGCGCAGTCGCGGGCGCAGCCGCTTGTAGAGCTCGATCTGCCGGCGGGCTTGCTCCCACGGGAAGTCGGCGTCCAGCGGATGCCACCCAAGGCAAAACTGCCCGGCGAAGCTCGACCACGCGCCGTAATCATCCGTGCGCTCCGTCGGGATGTTGATGGTCCCGCCGGGGAGGAAGAGGTTCGCGCCGTAGAGGCTGCACTGGTCGCTCTCGGAGTCGTACCAGCGGTCGGACTTCTGGTGCCAGCGGAACCGACGGGCGGTTTCGAGGTCGATCCGCCTGCCGCCGCCGGAGCAACCCTCCATGACGAGCTCTGGATGCCGCTCCAGAAGGGCGTCCCACATCGCGTAGATGCCGGTCAGGTGCTCCGTCTCGGACATGCCGCGTCGGTTCTCAGGCTCCGCGTCGTACCAGCCGGAGCCGTCCTGACGGTAGCACGCCATCCCTTCGTCCCGGATGAGCGCCTCGACCTCGCCGAGGAACCACGCGCGCGCCTCCGGCAGCTCCATCCGAAACGTTCCGCCTTGACCCGGCTGATGCTGGCGTACCCACTCCGGGTGTTCGGCGAGAACCGGCGCGTCCTTGCTGACGTTCTCCGGCGCGAACCAGAGCCCGAACGTCACATCGCGGTCGCGCAGCGAATCGGCGATGGGTCGGAACCCGCGCGGATACTTCGACCGCGAGTAGCGCCAGTTCCCGAGCCATTCATGCCAGGGTTCGCCGTCGTACCATCCCGCGTCGATGATAAAGAGCTCCGCGCCCAGATCGGCGAAGGGCTCGACGAGTGTCGAGACGGTCGATTCCGTCGCCTGGTGCAGGAACCCGCCGTGACCGTGGTGCGTGAAACAGACGTTGACCGACACGGGCGGTTCCATGAGCTCGCCGCCGGGCTTGGGAACCACGTGCTCGTGGAGCAATCGCCGCCAGACGTTGTGGGCGTGGAGCGGTTCGCCCTCCCACCAGAGGAGCAGCACCCGCGCCGTTCGAACGCGCTCACCGGGACGGAGCGTGTACCGGGCGTTCAGAAGCCCGGCGGTCGTCGTCAACGCGCTTCCTTCGACGGCGAGACGCGCCGCCCAGTGACCCGACCAGCCGGCCCCCACGAAGACGCCGCGATGCTCCGGCGTCGAGATGTTGAAGAAGGGCAGATGGCGGTTGCTGGACGGATGGTCGCCGCCCAGGTCGAGGACGCGGCTGCCGTCCACGCCGGGAAGCCGGCGGGCGAAGGGGATCATGTCGTCGGCGAAGCTGCGTCCGCCGTTGGCTCCGCCGACGATGTAGGGGGTTCCCGCGCTGTTGAGTCGGAGGCGTAGCGCGTTCACGTCGGAGAGCGTCGGAGACTCGCTCTCACCAGCGTTCTCGAAGGAGAGGAGCCACTCGACGGCTGGGAAATCGGCGTAGCGGCGCGTCTCCCACAGGACGGTCATCCCGGAAGCTGGATCGCGCCAGCGGGTCGCCGACCGGGAGCCGTTCGAGTCCGGCAGGCAGTGGCGTTCCCAGGATGTCAGGAGAGCGTCGGAGTCGGCGTCGCCGATGCGGAACGAAAAGGGCAGCCCAACGTGCGCCCAGCCGTCGAGCCAGTCGTCCGACGAGCCCGCGAAGGCGCGTTCCGCCCAACGGCGCGCAAAGTCGATCTCGCGCCGCGTAACGTGTCCGCTCTGCGCCTCGTGCGGCGCGAGGGCGTCTCGAACCACGGTGATTCCCCTTCTCGACGATGGCGGCGCGTCCACCAGGCGACGCTAGCGCGTCAGGATGCCGTCGCGGTAGTCGCGGATGAGCGCGACCAACCGGCTCGCGATTCCTTCGAAGAGGCGTTCGCCCTTGTCGGCATCGGCGAACTCGGGGTCTCCGACCCCGCCGTGATGCGAGCACTGGTCGATGCGGACGTATTGAACCACGTCGGCGGCGTGGGGAGAAGAGGACGCCATCTCATCGCGGGCGATTTCGCCACGACGGACGGCTTCGGGTCGGAGATGGAGGAGGAGGGAGGTTTCGAGGTCTCCCGCGTGTCCGGGCCAGGCGAGCTCAGACGTCGATGGTCGATCTGCCAGCGCCCAGTAGGAGACGGCAACGACGGCGAGCCCGGCGTGGCACTCGCGCGCTTTCCGAAGGATTGCCCCGAGTGCGGCATCGTTGTCGCTCTGGCCGTTTAGCAGGAGGATCCGCCCGAACCCCGCCCCGGCGAGGCTCGACACAATGCCGGTCACGACGTCCACGTACGCGTCGAACGGGACGCTGACGGTTCCCTTGATGGGTAGATGGCGCGCCGAGTAGGCGATCCAGAGCGGCGGCAGAATCAGCACATCGCGCTCGAGCTCCGCCTCCAGGCGGTCGAGCAGGGCGTTCAAGATGTGGCTGTCCGTGGCGAAGGGGAGATGGGTGCTGTGCTGTTCGAGGCTGCCCAGCGGGATGACGACGACCGCCTCGCGCGCGACGGCTCTCAGCTCATGCCACGTGAGGTCGGCGAGCCTCATCGCGCCGGCTCGTCACGGTTCCTCGATATGATCGGCGGGATGGTGGGGCGTGTTGGACTTGAACCAACGACTTCTACCGTGTGAGGATAGCACTCTACCACTGAGTTAACGCCCCATCGGCACTTGCGGATTGGTGGGGCCACCAGGATTTGAACCTGGGACCTGCCGGTTATGAGCCGGTGGCTCTGACCGCTGAGCTATGGCCCCTTGCGTTACGTCCCTGGCGACCTGAGCGCCGCATCGCCCCAATTCTAAGGCAGCGCCTGCGGGCTGTCAAACCAAACTCCGCGCCTGCTCTCACGACCGTCGCTCCCGCGAAAGCGGGAGCCTAGAGTCTCTGGATTCCCGCTTTCGCGGGAATGACGATTCCGAAAGCCCTGCGCGAAAGCCCATCGAGGTTGTCGTGATAACCACCATGACAGACCACTAGCGGCGGGCACGGAAAGCGCGAGAAGGCTTCCGCCCTCCCGCGCCAGTTGTGCGAGACATCGCGCGCTACTCGGTCTTGAGCAGACCCCACGTCGCGGCGAGCTTGCTCTTGGGTTCCACCGGCGTCGTCGAATCGATGCCGGGGCCCGTCACCTTGAAGTTGTCCCAGGACGCCGTCGTCTGCCATGTGAACGCGCCGACCTTGCCGGCGGTGTAGAGGGCGTCCTTGTGCGTCCACTGGTCCTTGCCGTTGAGGACAAAGGTGAAGGTGTCGCCCTTGACGTCGATCTTGACGTCCATCCAGGCGCCGCGTTCCACCTTGGTGTCCTTGGCGGCATTGTTGCTGTTGACCGCATCGCGGGAGTCGTGCTTGTCCGCCTTGTGGCGCCACAGCTCCGTCTTGTTGTCGGGGACGTTCACGTACGCGACGTAGTACTCGAAGTCGCTCTTGGCGCGGAAGATGACTCCCGCCCAGTTCCCGTCGTCGACTCGGAGCTTCGTCTCGATCGTGTAGTCCTTCCAGCTCGCATCGCCAGCGAAGCTGCGCTGAGCCGGAAGGTCCTTGCTGGTCACCGCGAGAACGCCGCCCGCGACGCCCCACTTGCCCTGCGGCGACGCCCACTGGGCTCCCTGGGCAGCCGTTTCGAAGTCCCACGTCAGCCCGAACGCCGAACCCGACCCGATCAACAGCAGCGCACCTGCAATCGCGATCAACCGACGCATCGCCTTCTCCCCTCGTGCGTTGCGCACCCCTTACCCGACCACGCGACGCCATGGAACCGACGCCGCGAGCGCCCGATGATCCTCACCGGGACTTCAGAACGCCCCACACTGACGCCGCTTTGCCCTGGGGCGCGACGGCGAGACCGACTGGAATGCCCTTCCCGTTCACCGAGAAGTCATCGAAGCTCGCCGACGTCTGCCACGTCCACACGCCGACCTTGCCCGCCTTGTAGTTGCCGTCGGTGGCTTCCCACTGCGGCTTGCCGTTCAGCGTATACTTGAACAGGTCGCCCGCGATCTCGATCTTGACGTCCATCCACTTGCCGCGTTCGACCTTGGTATCCTTCGCGGCGAAGTTGCTGTTGATCGCGTTCCGGGCGTCGTGGGCCCCCGGGTTGTGCCGCCACAGCTCCGACTTGTTGTCCGGCACGTTCAGGTAGGCGACGTAGTACTCGAAGTCGCTCTTGGCGCGGAAGACGATCCCCGCCCAGTTCCCGTCGTCGACGCGGAGCTTCGCCTCGATCGTGTAGTCCGTCCAGCTCGCTTCGCCGACAAGGATCCGTTGGGCGGGCTGCCTGTTGTCCTTGTCGACCATCGCGCCTTCTTTGATGCTCCAGTCGCCGTTGACCGACTTCCACACCTTGAACTGGTCCGGGTTCTCGAAGTCCCATGTCAACCCGAACGCGTGTGTCGCGACCAGCGACACCCCGACACACACCCACATCAGCAGTCGTCGCATCATGCTCCCTCCCATGGCGTGACGTACTCGCGGCATCGCTCTCTGCTGTCGAACGCATGGAGTCGCGGATAGACACATTGTATCAGCGTCGCGGCTCCCGCGCACCTGATTCGTCTGGACTCCGAATTTGTGGTCGGAGTCAATAACCTGGGCGAACCGGCTCCTTCGCCCCCTCCTCTCGCAGCCGGACAGCTCCTCGCTCGAACGGAACGACGTTCAGCGGCATCTCGCGCCAGTAGTACTGGTACTGCGTCGATGTCCAACCCTGGTAGACCGTATCCCATCCGAACCGGTTGAAGTGAGGCAGCAGCGAGCCCTCCGTCACCGGCTGCGACACACCCTGATACCGGTAGTCCACCGACAGGCGCATCCGGTTCCCCGTCGTGTTCGGGAGGCTCCGATGGATCGTTTGGCTGTGGAACAGGAGCACGTCGCCCGTCTCGAAGTCGTCCGTGACCCATTCGTGCTCGGCTTCCAGCGCGTCCGTGACGACGCCGATGCCCCCCGCGCCCGTCATGCGTTGAACCGGATAGACGCCCTCGCGGTGCGTCCCGGCGAGAACCGCGAGTCCGCCGAGCTCCACGGGAACCGCGCCCAGCGGAACCCACGCCGTCCAGACATCGGGCGTTCCCTGGATGTGCACGTAGTCCTGATGGGGCGGCGTCGTGGGCGTCGTGGGGAACATGATTCTGCCGATGTTGCGCGGATGGACGAGCACCGATTCCCCGAAGAGGAGCCCCAGCGCGTCAACGATTCCCGGCGAATGCGCCAGCGCGTGGAACGACTCCATCGACTGGAACGCGAGCAAGACGGGACCAAACTCCTCCATCCCCTCGATCCGCGCGGGCTGCGTCGAGATGAGCTCGTCCGGTTCCGTTCCTGCATCCAGCCAGCCATGCCGCGCGATGATATCGACGAACCCCTGGCGGACGGCTCGCACGTCGTTCGGATCGACCAAGCCTCGGAAGAAGAGGTACCCATCGCGCTCCGCCCGTTCGCGGAGCCCGTCGGAATCCGACAACACATCGCTCGATTCGACAAACGGCCTCACCGATTCCTCCTCACGCGACGCAGCTACTGCGGATAGATGACGACATCATCCACGCGCACCTGGCGCGGGAGCGTCATGACATAGCGCGCCGCCGCGATGACGTCGGCGACGTCGAGTCGGACCGCCGAAGCTGCCGGACTGTTCTTGAACGGCGTGTCCGTCGTTCCCGGACAGAGCGCGTCGACGCGCACGCCGTGCGGCCGCACCTCCGCTGCCAACGCCCGCGTGAACCCCAGCACGCCCCACTTCGCCGCGCAGTAGGCGGAACCCGTCGCGAACCCCAGCTTCCCCGCCACGGACGACAGGTTGATGACGTGCCCACTCCCCCGCTCGACCATCTCGCCGATGAACGCGCGCGTCACCAGGAACGTGCCGGTGAGCGAGGTGTCTAGCACCTCGCCCCACTCGTCGGGCGTCATGTCGGCGACGGTCTTCCAGATTCCCAGTCCCGCGCTATTGATGACGATATCGACCGATCCAAGCGTTTCCCTCACTTGGCGCGCCATCCGCTCGACAGACCCCGGATCGCGCACGTCGGCGGAGATCGCCACGACGCGCCACGCGCCCCCGTGCCGTTTGCGGAGCGCATCGGCGACGACAGCGAGCCGTTCGGCGTTGCGAGC carries:
- a CDS encoding DUF2851 family protein, coding for MHALAHRLPEFPEDWLRRVWATPDLLRRPLRTVDGRSVRVLSQGAPNPGDGPDFLDATVEIGDQPQRGHVEFHRRTRDWYAHGHHRDARYDGVVLHVVLAHGERQSGVRRRDGARVPTIELRGLLALPMDRLAPALSEPIRDALCPLDPSRDPMSARVDRLLDMAVARFLRKAERFGQRAEVVGEDAVFYEGLADALGYSRNREPFALLVQRVPLDALLGSDPFDAEACLLGAAGLLPSQRGIVDDDRYVTDLEARWNRVAGRIAHPMRESDWHVSPVRRGNLPARRVVALGRITQAMGGGFVDELVRLGESASWRALSRAFRAADDDYWASHDDFGSPSRRRLRHLVGDARARDIVVNVGLPALVARAGVQRNADLRDRALALYGAHPSLMSNAKVDWVRRHVLDAEANTRLSGAAAQQGMLELYDTHCEPRRCAACPLAVRLAF
- a CDS encoding DUF1080 domain-containing protein; the protein is MRRLIAIAGALLLIGSGSAFGLTWDFETAAQGAQWASPQGKWGVAGGVLAVTSKDLPAQRSFAGDASWKDYTIETKLRVDDGNWAGVIFRAKSDFEYYVAYVNVPDNKTELWRHKADKHDSRDAVNSNNAAKDTKVERGAWMDVKIDVKGDTFTFVLNGKDQWTHKDALYTAGKVGAFTWQTTASWDNFKVTGPGIDSTTPVEPKSKLAATWGLLKTE
- a CDS encoding DUF1080 domain-containing protein, which translates into the protein MCLSATPCVRQQRAMPRVRHAMGGSMMRRLLMWVCVGVSLVATHAFGLTWDFENPDQFKVWKSVNGDWSIKEGAMVDKDNRQPAQRILVGEASWTDYTIEAKLRVDDGNWAGIVFRAKSDFEYYVAYLNVPDNKSELWRHNPGAHDARNAINSNFAAKDTKVERGKWMDVKIEIAGDLFKYTLNGKPQWEATDGNYKAGKVGVWTWQTSASFDDFSVNGKGIPVGLAVAPQGKAASVWGVLKSR
- a CDS encoding creatininase family protein yields the protein MRLADLTWHELRAVAREAVVVIPLGSLEQHSTHLPFATDSHILNALLDRLEAELERDVLILPPLWIAYSARHLPIKGTVSVPFDAYVDVVTGIVSSLAGAGFGRILLLNGQSDNDAALGAILRKARECHAGLAVVAVSYWALADRPSTSELAWPGHAGDLETSLLLHLRPEAVRRGEIARDEMASSSPHAADVVQYVRIDQCSHHGGVGDPEFADADKGERLFEGIASRLVALIRDYRDGILTR
- a CDS encoding alpha-galactosidase, giving the protein MVRDALAPHEAQSGHVTRREIDFARRWAERAFAGSSDDWLDGWAHVGLPFSFRIGDADSDALLTSWERHCLPDSNGSRSATRWRDPASGMTVLWETRRYADFPAVEWLLSFENAGESESPTLSDVNALRLRLNSAGTPYIVGGANGGRSFADDMIPFARRLPGVDGSRVLDLGGDHPSSNRHLPFFNISTPEHRGVFVGAGWSGHWAARLAVEGSALTTTAGLLNARYTLRPGERVRTARVLLLWWEGEPLHAHNVWRRLLHEHVVPKPGGELMEPPVSVNVCFTHHGHGGFLHQATESTVSTLVEPFADLGAELFIIDAGWYDGEPWHEWLGNWRYSRSKYPRGFRPIADSLRDRDVTFGLWFAPENVSKDAPVLAEHPEWVRQHQPGQGGTFRMELPEARAWFLGEVEALIRDEGMACYRQDGSGWYDAEPENRRGMSETEHLTGIYAMWDALLERHPELVMEGCSGGGRRIDLETARRFRWHQKSDRWYDSESDQCSLYGANLFLPGGTINIPTERTDDYGAWSSFAGQFCLGWHPLDADFPWEQARRQIELYKRLRPRLRGDFYPLTPCALDAPYLGFQFHRTDTGEGFALVFRRRVEVAYPVPETFRAALRGLESDATYAVRLESDASESVATGSELGDGIELRLASVPSAELIVYEPA
- a CDS encoding phytanoyl-CoA dioxygenase family protein; translated protein: MRPFVESSDVLSDSDGLRERAERDGYLFFRGLVDPNDVRAVRQGFVDIIARHGWLDAGTEPDELISTQPARIEGMEEFGPVLLAFQSMESFHALAHSPGIVDALGLLFGESVLVHPRNIGRIMFPTTPTTPPHQDYVHIQGTPDVWTAWVPLGAVPVELGGLAVLAGTHREGVYPVQRMTGAGGIGVVTDALEAEHEWVTDDFETGDVLLFHSQTIHRSLPNTTGNRMRLSVDYRYQGVSQPVTEGSLLPHFNRFGWDTVYQGWTSTQYQYYWREMPLNVVPFERGAVRLREEGAKEPVRPGY
- a CDS encoding SDR family oxidoreductase, giving the protein MALFDGRTAVITGGSSGIGKAFAEFLADEGAHVALVARNAERLAVVADALRKRHGGAWRVVAISADVRDPGSVERMARQVRETLGSVDIVINSAGLGIWKTVADMTPDEWGEVLDTSLTGTFLVTRAFIGEMVERGSGHVINLSSVAGKLGFATGSAYCAAKWGVLGFTRALAAEVRPHGVRVDALCPGTTDTPFKNSPAASAVRLDVADVIAAARYVMTLPRQVRVDDVVIYPQ